In one Pseudomonadota bacterium genomic region, the following are encoded:
- a CDS encoding DUF6476 family protein: MADDPQEDPNLSPGDAANLRFLRRLVTILTATMILGVIIIITLLVIRLTDAPRSIPAPAQLALPEGTRVIAITQTAENILVVTEAQNLLIFDASGTELIRAIQLAPPGEGS, from the coding sequence ATGGCCGACGATCCCCAAGAAGACCCGAACTTGTCGCCCGGCGACGCGGCCAACCTGCGCTTTCTAAGGCGCCTGGTGACCATTCTGACGGCGACGATGATCCTCGGCGTCATAATTATCATCACGCTGCTTGTCATCCGCCTGACGGATGCGCCTCGCTCCATTCCCGCACCGGCGCAGCTTGCCCTGCCCGAGGGCACTCGCGTCATCGCGATCACGCAAACGGCAGAGAACATCCTCGTCGTGACCGAAGCGCAGAACCTCCTGATCTTCGACGCGTCCGGAACGGAGCTCATCCGCGCCATCCAGCTGGCGCCGCCGGGCGAAGGATCCTGA
- a CDS encoding GNAT family N-acetyltransferase: MGVRLRSYRADDAAWLTVEHATSYARDEGFDDTFGPLVASILAAFDAHDPAQERGWIAEDGEGARLGSIFCVKGPAQGVAKLRLFYLTEAARGQGLGRRLLTACTDFAREAGYSRLTLWTHASHRAACALYARSGFQCESSVPVRSFGVDLEEQVWTLDL, from the coding sequence ATGGGCGTCAGGCTACGATCCTACCGCGCTGATGATGCGGCCTGGCTCACGGTCGAGCACGCAACGTCCTATGCGCGCGATGAGGGGTTCGACGACACGTTCGGGCCACTCGTAGCGTCAATCCTCGCGGCGTTCGATGCGCATGATCCGGCGCAGGAGCGGGGCTGGATCGCGGAGGACGGGGAGGGCGCTCGGTTAGGCTCCATTTTCTGCGTCAAAGGGCCGGCACAAGGGGTGGCAAAGCTGCGCCTTTTCTACCTGACGGAGGCGGCGCGCGGGCAGGGGCTTGGGCGACGCTTGCTCACCGCCTGCACCGATTTCGCGCGTGAGGCGGGCTACAGCCGGCTTACGCTCTGGACCCACGCGTCCCACCGGGCGGCCTGTGCGCTCTATGCTCGGAGCGGATTTCAGTGCGAGAGCAGCGTGCCAGTCCGCTCTTTTGGGGTGGATCTCGAGGAACAGGTCTGGACGCTCGATTTGTGA
- a CDS encoding DUF6324 family protein has translation MGINDERDIEANLQIGPTDQGMVRLFIEAGRTEIPMDFEPDEAREIAEEILAAAKAAELKGR, from the coding sequence ATGGGCATCAACGACGAACGTGACATCGAAGCCAACCTGCAGATCGGCCCCACCGACCAGGGCATGGTGCGCCTGTTCATCGAGGCGGGACGCACGGAGATCCCGATGGATTTCGAACCAGACGAGGCCCGCGAGATCGCAGAGGAAATCCTCGCTGCGGCAAAAGCGGCAGAGCTGAAGGGCCGTTAG
- a CDS encoding MmcB family DNA repair protein yields MSTHALDPPLLKPGQLLARGVCRHLLSYDFVSVEELTPTSGLRVDVMALGPKGEVWVVECKSSRADYQSDGKWQGYLDWCDRYFWAVDEAFPTELLPEDTGLMIADAYDAEIVRMGPETKLAPARRKVVVQKFARHAALRHHAVRDPELSLSWG; encoded by the coding sequence ATGTCGACCCATGCCCTCGATCCTCCCTTGCTCAAGCCGGGACAGCTCCTTGCGCGGGGCGTGTGCCGGCATCTCTTGAGCTACGATTTCGTCTCTGTCGAGGAACTGACCCCCACATCGGGCCTGCGTGTCGATGTCATGGCGCTCGGTCCGAAGGGCGAGGTCTGGGTGGTGGAATGCAAGTCGTCGCGGGCCGACTACCAATCCGACGGCAAGTGGCAAGGCTATCTCGACTGGTGCGATCGGTATTTCTGGGCGGTGGACGAGGCTTTTCCGACAGAGCTTTTGCCCGAGGATACGGGGCTCATGATCGCGGATGCCTACGACGCGGAGATCGTGCGCATGGGACCGGAGACAAAGCTCGCGCCCGCGCGGCGCAAGGTCGTCGTGCAGAAATTCGCGCGGCACGCCGCGCTGCGCCACCATGCGGTGCGCGACCCTGAGCTGTCACTCTCCTGGGGGTAG